TTCTCAACTCCacagaaaacaaaaggcaaaAATAAAGACTGAATTGGTTCGAACATTAAGCTGAAGTGAAACTTGTCTCAACAATTCAACACTACTTCGTTAGGTTCCAAATTTCCAATCAACATCAGAGAGTTCATTTCTTTCCATGAAACTGATGAGATTCTTCAGTTactaaacaaaaagaagcGCAGGAAGGAAATGCAAATGCATGTAAATAACTGAAAATAGTTAAGACTCAGCATCCAGTAGAGATTATACAGATGGAATGTTTCAGAAAGGAGGACGgcaaatatttcttcattcaacatGTGAAAACCCCGCACCACCTTCAGCTCGAGTCCTGTGCATGAGCACAAGCTTAGCCATTTAGGGGACTGAAAAGGTACTAATAAGATACAATCTAAGCATATGAGAATAACAGCAGTAAATAAGCATCTCGGTCCACTGAGTGTTTCAAACACACGTGGGCATTAGCTTGTATTGAAACACTCCCAAATTTTATGCTAATTAGCAAATAGAACTTTCATCAAAACCCCAGAACAGCAAATAGATAAGAAACTGTTAATAAATCAATGCAGTGGTATGCTAGAAAGTTGAGAGGAAAAGTAGAGGGTTGTGGCCAAAACTAGAGGATAGAAacttgagagaaaataaacaaaaaaatgtacGAGCAGAatgaatgtgagatcccacaacggttggggaggagaataaaacattctttataaggatgtgaaaaccttttcgtagcaaacgtgttttaaaaactttgaggggaagctcaaacgggaaagtccaaagaagacaatatctactagcagtgggcttgggatgttacaatGTATAGCTCTAATGAATGCAGTATTGTCTACCATGGCAACTGAACTGAGTGAAAACGCTTAGGTTAATGCGTTCTTGAAGGAAAAACACAAGAAGAATACATTCAATACCGTCCATGAAGGGAAATGTAACTTACTTGTGGTCAGAAGGATTTGGGGTAATTTCATAAACAATAGTTGCAACAACATCTCTCTTTAGCTGTTGattaaaatgaagatattTAGTAACTTAAACCAACAAAAACATCAACTGATTCTTTGTGACAACTTTACCTGTGTGGCTTCACCTTTCAACCCAATGTAGTGTATCTGAGACGTGTCACCGCCATAATTGTCCGGAAAATGCAAAGTTATATTTGCCACACtttgaaatttggaatatCTGATTATGTGTATAAACTAGAAgtcaaaaaataattgtaatctAACATTGAACGGAACTCacagattaaaaataattactcGTAAGGAGAAAAGATAATGCTCAACTTTTTAGCTCTCAATTCAAACATTAAGACAAACAGAAAGATATGTTGTTCTACAAAGCATCCTTACCTTGTCTGGTACTCTAATACTCCTTGCAAATTCTCAGCCAAATCCCACTCCtagaaataatataaaatgcaTTACAATTACAACATATGTTTAgatgttaaaaaatttctccatGAACCTCTAGATAAACTAACAGGCAGTACCTGAACAGCTTGCATACTTTGAGCATCAGAGAAGTCGATACCTTCTCGGTTGATAAACCTAATTACGAACGAGAAGTATGGGATAATTGACTTAGAGAAGAACTAATGCAGAGAGAGAAGGGATAAATCTTACTATGTAACATAGAAAACCAAGTGCCAGAAAGTTCGAGAAAATTTTACTTACGCTCGCATCTTTGAAGGACTAGTACCATCTGGACCACCAATGATAGCTATGCTTTTGATCTTAACATCTGATGTAAATCTAATAATCATCAAATAAGTGGTaatgaatttttaagaaacaGGAAGTAGGCCCAGAACACAAAAACTACACACCATACAGGCATAGAAATCATCGTGAAATGATGTTATCAGATATCTAGATTGTTCTTTCCATGACCGCTTTCGAAGTTTCAGACTAGCCAACAAGCACAGATCCTTAATATAAACATGTTTCTCTTACGTAGGAACATGAAACTACGTTTCCCAACATTATTTAACAATATGCAAACATAGGTGAAATAGTTTACATATGAGGACCTTTTAGGAAGGTCATGGATTTTCCTAGAAGAATAAACAAAATGGGAAAGTCATGATAAGTTACATttcacaaaattatttattttcataaattcaacCTGAGATATATAGATGGGATGGTTGAGAAACTATAAAGTTTTTTACATCAAATGTAAATTATGAATAAgcattacaataattgtacaTATTAATCAAGTAAATCTCAATGTTATTGAGGTATTAGGTATAGCTGGAATCAAGAAGTACTGAAGACACCTACGGGATGAAAACTATCAGTTCGGGATCACCCTCGTTGCTTTCCAAGTGATCCTGCCATAGAAAAAGAATACATGAGGCTACATTATCTTAGCAACAGAGCACATGGTATTAATACACACAAGCATAACGGTTAAGTACCCCGGATGAATTTAACCGATGCTCCCAAGCTTTAAACACAGTCTTCACACTTCCTGGAGTTGCCTCATTCAAAGCAGAAACCTAGAAAATAACAGAACCAtgaccaaaaataaaatttccacTGGTTCctttgagaaaacaaaaatgtattCTATGTGTGGGTTCGACATGTAATCATCTACAATTAAAAACCAGCAGGATCAAGACAAATAAAAGTTCAAGGCTCTCCCATGAAAGTCAATTATAAGATCATATCGATTCTGTCCACAATTATCAACGAGGCGATTAAGTAACTGCGCTTGTTAAGCTTACACGAAACATGCTATAGGGAGAAGGGGCCGTTGTCATGCTAGTACGATTCTATGAGTAGTTCACTTTAAATAGCTTCGATTATCAAAGATAGAGGAACACAAGATCATTATGCAGTTTCAACATATTCAATCTAATCTCACCCATTTCTTCTAGCCTTAAATAAACAGGAACGTATATCATTTTCAACAACACCTCGCCCATAGTATTTATTCCAAGCATCTGCTGGTGAACTTATGCCTTAAAAGTTTCGTGGAAAAATCCATCAACATTTTCAACATCTCACTCAGTTATTCCagttattgaaaaaaatccTCTAAGTTTGCAAGACCTCTCGCCTAGATGGCTCAGGcaacaaatatatttctaaaactTTATCAATTAGTATATAATCATTGATTTTCTTAATACGCGTACGATGTTCATCTCTTACAAAACTCAGAGATGAACTAAACGATAGCAATGTCGGCACCATTCTCTTCCAGATCCTTTAAATATgcatatataaattattgactTCTTGTCAAATAGCTGGGCTATAAACCCAACttggaaaaaattaatttgactAATACAAACCCAATTTGCACGTGATGAACCAAAGACAATGACAGAAGAAAAGATTCAGGATCATGAGCAATCGCTattcacaaaaaataaaaaaatctaagcaCTGTAATTGAGAAAAACAGCAGGATATACTCATTCAGCTAACGGATATGGAGATTACTAAAATCCAAAGCCAGGAccatgaaatttcaaattgcTCGCAGGAAAATGATTATACGAACTAGTTTTGAGTGATTCGAAGTCGTAATAAGCATtgccaaagaagaaaattcgtgtgctagagagagagagagagagagagagagatttgcaCTAACTCTGGGGAGGTCTATGTGCTTGTATAGAGACCAATCAGAAGAACAATCGTGATCTTCGCAACTATGATCGTGTAAGCAAGCCATCCTTGAGCCTCCAGAACAATAATGCCCAAGACGAAAAGAGATTGcagagggaaaaagaaagtggGAGATTCTCAAAACGGCGTCGTTCAGATTGCTTCGCTTGGATATAAAGCATTACGAGAAGAGGAGGAATCTGCTACTTCATTCGCATTATCATCGGTTGAATAAAGCTATAAATGAGACCATTCAATCAAACGAAGGAAAAGTCAATCACATCATTCCATAAATATTGGCAGTTTAGTTGCCAGTAACGACTTAg
The nucleotide sequence above comes from Cucurbita pepo subsp. pepo cultivar mu-cu-16 chromosome LG11, ASM280686v2, whole genome shotgun sequence. Encoded proteins:
- the LOC111806174 gene encoding PITH domain-containing protein 1, encoding MACLHDHSCEDHDCSSDWSLYKHIDLPRVSALNEATPGSVKTVFKAWEHRLNSSGDHLESNEGDPELIVFIPFTSDVKIKSIAIIGGPDGTSPSKMRAFINREGIDFSDAQSMQAVQEWDLAENLQGVLEYQTRYSKFQSVANITLHFPDNYGGDTSQIHYIGLKGEATQLKRDVVATIVYEITPNPSDHKTRAEGGAGFSHVE